A genomic window from Candidatus Binatia bacterium includes:
- a CDS encoding cation diffusion facilitator family transporter, whose translation MTPSPDAPAASDSPSASRLRIRAASISLVVGALVLGVKYVAYLATGSAAILSDALESITNVVGATFALGGIFFAIRPADEGHPYGHGKIEYMSAVFEGGLISFAAVLIVWFAIRELIVGAQVEQLDFGLLLTVGAGLVNLGLGAYLVRAGEKTGSITLIADGRHVLSDFKTSLGVVLGLGLVWITGMPIFDPLAALVVGLSLAWTGAGLVRHGAGGLLDEEDTELLARIVAAFDASTFPGIIRVHRLRAIRSGAVTHADAHLIVPEYWTVETAHEAENALELAVLEAGEVEGEIVFHTDPCRREFCRVCDVTDCPIRRFDFETRPPLTLEEARLEEPLSH comes from the coding sequence ATGACGCCTTCGCCGGACGCGCCGGCTGCAAGCGACTCGCCGAGCGCCAGCCGTCTGCGAATTCGCGCCGCGTCGATCTCTCTGGTGGTCGGCGCTCTTGTGCTCGGCGTGAAGTACGTCGCGTATCTCGCGACCGGGTCGGCGGCCATTCTCTCGGACGCACTCGAGTCGATCACCAACGTCGTCGGCGCGACGTTCGCCCTGGGCGGGATCTTCTTCGCGATCCGTCCGGCTGACGAGGGGCATCCGTACGGCCACGGCAAGATCGAGTACATGAGCGCGGTGTTCGAGGGGGGACTGATCTCCTTTGCCGCGGTGTTGATCGTCTGGTTCGCGATCCGCGAGCTCATCGTCGGCGCGCAGGTCGAGCAGCTCGACTTCGGCCTCCTCCTGACGGTGGGGGCGGGCCTCGTGAACCTCGGGCTCGGGGCCTACCTGGTGCGTGCTGGGGAGAAGACGGGCTCCATCACGCTCATTGCGGACGGGCGTCACGTTCTTTCGGACTTCAAGACGAGCCTGGGCGTCGTCCTGGGGCTCGGGCTGGTTTGGATCACCGGGATGCCGATCTTCGATCCGCTCGCGGCGCTGGTCGTCGGGTTGAGCCTCGCGTGGACCGGCGCCGGTCTGGTGCGTCACGGCGCGGGAGGCCTCCTCGACGAGGAGGACACAGAACTCCTGGCCCGCATCGTTGCGGCGTTCGATGCGAGCACTTTTCCGGGCATCATCCGCGTACATCGCCTACGTGCGATTCGGTCGGGCGCGGTGACACACGCGGATGCTCACCTCATCGTGCCGGAGTACTGGACTGTGGAAACCGCGCACGAGGCGGAGAACGCCCTCGAGCTTGCCGTGCTGGAGGCGGGCGAGGTGGAAGGTGAAATCGTCTTCCACACGGACCCGTGCCGCCGGGAGTTCTGCCGCGTCTGCGACGTGACCGACTGCCCTATCCGCCGCTTCGACTTCGAGACGCGGCCGCCTCTGACTCTCGAGGAAGCCCGCCTCGAGGAGCCGTTGTCGCACTAG
- the hisF gene encoding imidazole glycerol phosphate synthase subunit HisF — protein MLARRIIPCLDVKAGRVVKGIGFVGLRDAGDPVEVATRYDREGADELCFLDITASHEKRGILLDVVRETAERCFMPLTVGGGVRTEDDIRTLLRAGADKVSINTAAVSEPELVTRGAERFGTQCIVVAIDAKQVPGENRWEVFTHGGRRPTGLDAVEWAQRLTDGGAGEILLTSMDGDGTRDGYDLGLTRAVSDAVGVPVIASGGAGNLDHLYDALAEGHASAVLAASIFHYEEYSIHQCKEFLHERGVPVRL, from the coding sequence ATGCTCGCTAGACGGATCATCCCGTGCCTCGACGTGAAGGCCGGGCGGGTCGTGAAGGGGATCGGCTTCGTCGGGCTCCGCGACGCCGGCGATCCCGTCGAGGTGGCGACCCGCTACGACCGGGAAGGAGCCGACGAGCTCTGCTTTCTCGATATTACGGCGTCGCACGAGAAGAGGGGCATCCTGCTCGACGTCGTGCGGGAGACGGCGGAGCGTTGCTTCATGCCGCTCACGGTCGGCGGCGGTGTCCGCACCGAAGACGACATCCGCACTCTGCTGCGCGCGGGCGCCGACAAGGTATCGATCAATACCGCCGCGGTTTCGGAGCCGGAACTCGTGACCCGCGGCGCCGAGCGGTTCGGCACGCAGTGCATCGTCGTCGCGATCGACGCGAAGCAGGTCCCCGGTGAGAACCGCTGGGAGGTCTTCACCCATGGAGGCCGTCGGCCGACCGGCCTCGACGCGGTCGAATGGGCGCAGCGGCTGACGGACGGTGGTGCCGGCGAGATACTCCTCACCAGCATGGATGGGGATGGAACGCGCGACGGCTACGATCTCGGCCTCACCAGGGCGGTGTCGGACGCCGTCGGAGTCCCGGTCATTGCCTCCGGCGGAGCCGGCAACCTCGACCATCTGTACGACGCGCTTGCAGAAGGGCACGCGAGTGCGGTGCTCGCCGCGTCGATCTTCCACTACGAGGAATACTCGATCCACCAGTGCAAAGAGTTTTTGCATGAGCGTGGAGTGCCCGTCCGTCTATGA
- the hisA gene encoding 1-(5-phosphoribosyl)-5-[(5-phosphoribosylamino)methylideneamino]imidazole-4-carboxamide isomerase has protein sequence MSVFEVIPAIDLRGGRCVRLLQGDFDAETTYGDDPVAMAKRWESEGGQRLHVVDLDGAARGQRAHGSVIAEICAALSIPVQVGGGLRDLDAVASVLDAGADRAILGTAAVSHPTLVEEACKRYPGRIAVGIDQRDGKVATAGWVDEAATTPLDVARRGDAAGAAAIVFTDIRRDGTGDGANLDATVAFASGHGVPVIVSGGVATVEDVRLARAAFDGGANLSGVIIGRALYESAIDLGEAVRIGAGAG, from the coding sequence ATGAGCGTCTTCGAAGTTATCCCGGCGATTGATCTGCGAGGTGGGCGCTGTGTGCGCCTCCTTCAGGGCGACTTCGATGCGGAGACGACCTATGGGGACGACCCGGTCGCGATGGCGAAGCGCTGGGAATCCGAAGGCGGCCAGCGTCTCCATGTCGTCGACCTCGACGGCGCCGCGCGCGGGCAGAGAGCCCACGGATCGGTCATCGCGGAGATCTGCGCCGCGCTCTCGATCCCCGTTCAGGTCGGCGGAGGACTCCGCGATCTCGACGCCGTTGCCAGCGTGCTCGACGCGGGGGCGGACCGTGCCATCCTCGGGACGGCGGCGGTCAGCCATCCGACGCTCGTCGAAGAAGCCTGCAAGCGTTACCCCGGCAGGATCGCCGTCGGGATCGATCAGCGCGACGGCAAGGTTGCGACGGCCGGGTGGGTCGACGAGGCCGCGACGACGCCGCTGGATGTTGCGCGACGCGGGGATGCGGCCGGCGCGGCCGCGATCGTCTTCACGGACATCCGGCGTGACGGCACCGGCGATGGTGCCAACCTCGATGCGACCGTGGCGTTTGCATCCGGCCACGGCGTGCCTGTCATCGTGTCCGGTGGCGTCGCCACGGTCGAGGACGTCCGTCTTGCGCGCGCCGCCTTCGATGGCGGTGCGAACCTCAGCGGGGTCATCATCGGACGCGCGCTCTACGAGAGCGCGATCGATCTCGGCGAAGCCGTACGCATCGGCGCGGGAGCCGGCTGA
- the hisH gene encoding imidazole glycerol phosphate synthase subunit HisH: MIAVVDYGVGNLRSAQKGIERAVAEEGLDLEVRVTPEASDVENAEAVVLPGVGAFAHCMASLAEAGLTGAVLDAAGSGRPFFGICVGMQILFEESEEFGRVAGLGILPGKVVKFRSTDVKIPHMGWNGLRKRTPNAMLDGIDDGTYYYFVHSYCAEPAEPELLAATTTYGNEEFASAVSRDNVFATQFHPEKSQGVGIQLLRNFVRTVGVS, from the coding sequence GTGATCGCGGTCGTCGACTACGGTGTCGGCAACCTGAGAAGCGCTCAGAAGGGCATCGAGCGTGCCGTGGCCGAGGAAGGTCTCGATCTGGAGGTTCGTGTCACGCCCGAAGCGTCGGATGTCGAGAACGCGGAGGCGGTCGTTTTGCCCGGCGTGGGTGCGTTTGCGCACTGCATGGCGAGCCTCGCCGAAGCTGGTCTGACCGGCGCGGTTCTCGATGCGGCCGGTTCGGGCCGCCCGTTCTTCGGGATCTGCGTTGGGATGCAGATCCTCTTCGAAGAGAGCGAGGAGTTCGGGCGCGTTGCGGGTCTCGGGATCCTGCCGGGCAAGGTCGTGAAGTTCCGCTCGACGGATGTGAAGATCCCGCACATGGGCTGGAACGGCCTGCGGAAGCGAACCCCGAACGCCATGCTCGACGGGATTGACGACGGCACCTACTACTACTTCGTGCACTCCTACTGCGCCGAGCCGGCCGAGCCCGAGCTGCTCGCGGCGACGACCACCTACGGCAACGAAGAGTTCGCGTCGGCCGTTTCCCGCGATAACGTCTTCGCAACCCAGTTTCACCCCGAGAAAAGCCAAGGTGTGGGCATTCAGCTGCTGCGGAACTTCGTCCGTACCGTGGGAGTCTCATGA
- the hisB gene encoding imidazoleglycerol-phosphate dehydratase HisB: MARTAALERTTRETTVFVELSLDGSGASTISTGVPFLDHMLELWSKHGFFDLVVRATGDLEVDQHHTVEDVGLTLGQVFREALGDKTGIRRFGQSSVPLDEALVSIVADLSGRPYLVYELDPGQERVGDFDTGLVHDFLLSFINEVRMNLHVDCIRGRNPHHMIEAMFKGLGRALDVATQFDPRVTGVLSTKGLL, translated from the coding sequence CTGGCGCGCACGGCCGCCCTCGAGCGGACTACGCGGGAGACGACCGTCTTCGTCGAGCTCTCGCTCGACGGTTCCGGCGCCTCGACGATCTCGACGGGCGTACCGTTCCTCGACCACATGCTCGAGCTCTGGAGCAAGCACGGGTTCTTCGACCTCGTCGTCCGGGCGACCGGCGATCTCGAGGTCGATCAGCACCACACGGTCGAAGACGTCGGATTGACGCTCGGGCAGGTGTTTCGGGAGGCGCTCGGCGACAAGACCGGCATCCGTAGATTCGGACAGTCTTCGGTTCCGCTCGATGAGGCGCTCGTCTCGATCGTCGCCGATCTCTCCGGCCGGCCTTACCTGGTCTACGAGCTCGACCCGGGCCAGGAACGCGTCGGCGACTTCGACACGGGCCTCGTGCATGACTTCCTGCTCTCGTTCATCAACGAGGTTCGGATGAATCTCCACGTGGACTGCATTCGCGGCCGTAATCCGCACCACATGATCGAGGCGATGTTCAAGGGACTCGGGCGCGCGCTCGACGTGGCGACGCAGTTCGATCCGCGCGTGACCGGAGTGCTTTCGACAAAAGGACTTCTGTGA
- a CDS encoding alpha-L-arabinofuranosidase C-terminal domain-containing protein: protein MGPDTGTAHMGETTLTLHTGFGIGDVDPRIFGGFLEHMGRCVYEGVFEPGSVHADEDGFRRDVLAALSRLKMPVVRYPGGNFASGYHWLDGVGPAESRPTVRELAWQSVETNRFGTEEFMRLCRKLDWTPMLSVNLGTGTPQEARDWVEYCNAPAGTRYADMRVENGGAAPHAVPLWCLGNEMDGPWQLGHVPADQYAIRAQQAAKMMKDVDPRIELVVCGSSMTVLPSYMQWDREVLEYVGGLADYISLHRYVDNRADDTADFLAVTNSIDRQIEEMDAVCRFVQAKRKRPKRAYLCFDEWNIWYKNMEMSGAGQQAPHLIEETYNLEDALVVSGFFNSFIRHADVVKIANIAQVVNVIAPIQTRGEDLLLQSIFHVFEMYAKRRTGRALRAVVDGPVYEGATNGRVHTVDASAILDGDRMHVFATNRSLTETAPLRVDLADRQVAALVDAEIVTGDDPKAENSFENPNVIVPRSFGDVRVDAGAAVAELAPLSVVAMTFELSPRA, encoded by the coding sequence ATGGGGCCTGACACGGGGACCGCACACATGGGGGAGACGACCCTCACGCTACATACGGGATTCGGAATCGGCGACGTCGACCCCCGGATCTTTGGTGGCTTCCTCGAACACATGGGCCGGTGCGTCTACGAGGGCGTGTTCGAGCCGGGCTCGGTCCACGCCGACGAAGACGGCTTCCGGCGTGACGTCCTCGCGGCGCTCTCGCGGTTGAAGATGCCCGTCGTGCGCTACCCCGGGGGTAACTTCGCGTCGGGCTACCACTGGCTCGACGGGGTCGGTCCGGCGGAGTCCCGGCCGACGGTTCGAGAACTCGCGTGGCAGAGCGTCGAGACGAACCGCTTCGGAACCGAGGAGTTCATGCGTCTGTGTCGCAAGCTCGACTGGACCCCGATGCTCTCGGTGAACCTCGGCACGGGAACGCCACAGGAGGCTCGGGATTGGGTCGAGTACTGCAATGCTCCCGCAGGGACGCGCTACGCCGACATGCGGGTCGAGAACGGAGGCGCCGCGCCGCACGCCGTGCCGCTATGGTGCCTGGGCAACGAGATGGACGGCCCGTGGCAGCTCGGTCATGTTCCTGCGGATCAGTATGCGATTCGTGCACAGCAAGCCGCAAAGATGATGAAGGACGTCGACCCCCGGATCGAGCTCGTAGTGTGCGGTTCGTCGATGACGGTCCTGCCGAGTTACATGCAGTGGGACCGCGAGGTTCTCGAGTACGTCGGCGGGCTCGCCGACTACATCAGCCTCCATCGCTACGTTGACAACCGGGCGGACGATACGGCGGACTTTCTCGCCGTGACGAATTCGATTGATCGGCAGATCGAGGAGATGGATGCGGTCTGCCGCTTCGTGCAGGCGAAGCGCAAACGCCCCAAGCGCGCGTACCTCTGCTTCGACGAGTGGAACATCTGGTATAAGAACATGGAGATGAGCGGCGCCGGGCAGCAGGCGCCGCACCTCATCGAGGAGACCTACAATCTCGAGGACGCTCTGGTGGTCTCCGGCTTCTTCAACAGCTTCATCCGTCACGCCGACGTCGTGAAGATCGCAAACATCGCGCAGGTCGTGAACGTCATCGCGCCGATCCAGACACGCGGCGAAGATCTTCTCCTGCAGTCGATCTTCCACGTGTTCGAGATGTACGCGAAGCGCCGGACAGGGCGCGCGCTCCGCGCCGTGGTGGACGGCCCGGTGTACGAAGGCGCGACCAACGGTCGGGTTCACACGGTCGACGCGAGCGCGATTCTCGATGGCGACCGGATGCACGTCTTCGCGACCAATCGCAGCCTCACGGAGACCGCGCCACTCCGGGTGGATCTTGCGGATCGGCAGGTCGCAGCACTTGTCGATGCGGAGATCGTGACCGGCGACGATCCCAAGGCGGAGAACTCCTTCGAGAACCCGAACGTGATCGTGCCGCGATCGTTCGGTGACGTCCGAGTCGACGCGGGCGCGGCGGTTGCCGAACTCGCACCGCTGTCGGTGGTGGCGATGACTTTCGAACTGAGCCCAAGGGCTTAG
- a CDS encoding carotenoid oxygenase family protein: MTVRDPFTRSIDRRQFLRSMGAAASALALPPLLSGCGDSATSAADVAVPLQVDPSRPWWLQNGFGPVAAEVEAFDLPIVGSLPSELSGLFVRNGSNAQSGVSGHWFLGDGMLHGIRLDGGRASWYRNRYIETPLYTGGKSFTDGGPPIRGNNQSNVSAFYHGGKLMTSGEVGAPYEIDPRDLSTVGVNDFEGELNTSFTAHPKVDPATGNMHFFGYWFVPPYLTYHVADPSGRIIHSTEIELGANSMMHSFAITEQDVVFWDLPVLFDFDIAASGAGGFPFSWSDDYPARIGVMPLGGSADQIRWVEIEPCYVFHELNAYRDGDEIVLDVCRFDKMMDGERFGDTRQAFYRWRVNTAGESLSFRDEVLFERNLDFPVHDRRFTGRRNRHGWLTTFRPHPDTVNTGGVLHVDYQSGDLREWDPGPNRHLGEVFFVPEGSGEGEGWLLSYTYDHARDSSTFLVLDALNVERGPVAEIALPQLVPYGFHGVWVPDGA; encoded by the coding sequence ATGACGGTTCGAGATCCCTTCACGCGGTCCATCGACCGCCGCCAGTTCCTGCGGAGCATGGGTGCGGCCGCGTCCGCTCTTGCACTCCCGCCTCTGCTCTCGGGCTGTGGCGACAGTGCGACCTCGGCGGCGGACGTCGCCGTCCCGTTGCAGGTCGATCCGAGTCGTCCGTGGTGGCTACAGAACGGTTTCGGGCCAGTCGCCGCGGAGGTCGAAGCATTCGATCTGCCGATCGTGGGATCGCTCCCCTCGGAGCTGTCGGGACTCTTCGTTCGCAACGGGTCGAACGCGCAGTCGGGCGTATCGGGGCATTGGTTCCTCGGCGACGGGATGTTGCACGGGATTCGTCTCGATGGCGGCCGCGCCTCCTGGTACCGCAACCGGTACATCGAGACGCCGCTCTACACAGGGGGTAAGAGCTTTACGGACGGGGGCCCGCCGATCCGGGGCAATAATCAGAGCAACGTGAGCGCGTTCTACCACGGCGGCAAGCTCATGACGTCGGGAGAGGTCGGTGCGCCGTACGAGATCGATCCCCGTGATCTCAGTACGGTCGGCGTGAACGACTTTGAGGGCGAGCTCAATACGTCGTTCACAGCGCACCCCAAGGTGGACCCGGCGACCGGGAACATGCACTTCTTTGGGTATTGGTTTGTTCCCCCGTACCTCACCTATCACGTGGCCGATCCGAGCGGTCGGATCATCCACAGCACCGAGATCGAGCTCGGTGCGAACTCGATGATGCACTCGTTCGCGATCACCGAGCAGGATGTCGTGTTCTGGGATCTCCCGGTTTTGTTCGACTTCGACATCGCCGCCAGTGGAGCCGGTGGTTTCCCTTTTTCGTGGAGCGACGACTACCCCGCGCGCATCGGTGTGATGCCCCTCGGTGGTAGCGCGGATCAGATCCGCTGGGTCGAGATCGAACCCTGTTACGTGTTCCACGAGTTGAATGCGTATCGCGACGGAGACGAGATCGTCCTCGACGTGTGTCGGTTCGACAAGATGATGGACGGCGAGCGGTTCGGAGACACGCGTCAGGCGTTCTATCGCTGGCGGGTGAATACGGCCGGCGAGTCGCTGAGCTTCCGCGACGAGGTCCTTTTCGAGCGGAACCTGGACTTCCCGGTGCACGACCGTCGCTTCACCGGTCGTCGGAATCGTCACGGCTGGTTGACGACCTTCCGTCCGCACCCGGATACGGTCAACACGGGTGGGGTCTTGCACGTCGACTACCAGTCCGGCGACCTCCGTGAGTGGGATCCGGGCCCGAACCGGCATCTCGGCGAAGTGTTCTTCGTGCCCGAAGGCAGCGGCGAGGGGGAGGGCTGGCTCCTCAGCTACACCTACGACCACGCGCGTGACTCCAGCACCTTCCTCGTGCTCGACGCCTTGAATGTCGAAAGAGGTCCGGTCGCCGAGATCGCACTTCCCCAGTTGGTGCCGTACGGTTTCCATGGAGTCTGGGTGCCCGATGGGGCCTGA
- a CDS encoding PadR family transcriptional regulator, with the protein MATSRVNRTTFAILGYLTCWGPMSGYDVKKALDGSASNFWAESYGQIYPILRRLAEDGLTRAVQGTEAVRGRRVFEVTDAGRKALDEWLLEPTDLGTVRNEFLLKLFFGKRMSGEALRGQLENHRALQESFLSHYEGMRRRLESSFPESEDMPFWRITLRYGERERRAQIDWVNETLEELARLESESGVRSKKNSSRTKKGRSPMSAGGTGRRRKGENQ; encoded by the coding sequence GTGGCTACGTCTCGCGTCAATCGCACGACCTTCGCGATCCTCGGGTACCTCACGTGTTGGGGGCCGATGTCGGGGTACGATGTCAAAAAGGCCCTGGACGGCAGCGCCAGCAACTTCTGGGCGGAGAGCTACGGGCAGATCTATCCGATCCTCCGCCGCCTGGCGGAAGACGGCCTGACGCGCGCGGTCCAGGGGACGGAAGCGGTTCGCGGGCGGCGCGTATTCGAAGTCACGGACGCCGGCCGCAAGGCGCTCGACGAATGGCTCCTGGAGCCGACCGACTTGGGGACCGTGCGTAACGAGTTCCTGCTGAAGTTGTTCTTTGGCAAGCGGATGTCGGGTGAGGCTCTGCGGGGCCAACTCGAGAACCACCGGGCCCTGCAGGAGAGCTTCCTTTCGCATTACGAGGGCATGCGTCGGCGCCTCGAATCGTCCTTCCCCGAATCCGAAGACATGCCGTTCTGGCGGATCACGCTCCGATACGGAGAGCGCGAGCGCCGCGCGCAGATCGACTGGGTCAACGAAACACTGGAAGAGCTCGCGCGCCTTGAGTCCGAGTCGGGTGTGCGATCCAAGAAGAATTCTTCCCGCACCAAGAAGGGGAGGAGCCCGATGAGCGCCGGAGGCACGGGCCGCCGGCGAAAGGGAGAAAATCAATGA
- a CDS encoding gamma-glutamylcyclotransferase — MSTATPTGGAGRAVFTYGTLMFPVVMDTVTGQTLESHRASLAGFQRFGVSGEVYPGIVEAEGKTTLGRLYLAVDDDTLAVLDRFEDWLYERRTLEVELKEGGSFTAEVWMVPERYADRLDGRPWDPFGFMGGDLEAYLESCRAFRIADRDGTNRN; from the coding sequence CTGAGCACCGCGACGCCCACGGGTGGGGCCGGGCGTGCGGTCTTCACGTACGGCACCCTGATGTTTCCGGTCGTGATGGACACCGTCACCGGCCAGACCCTCGAGTCCCACCGCGCCTCGCTCGCCGGGTTTCAGCGATTCGGCGTTTCCGGGGAGGTCTATCCGGGAATCGTCGAAGCCGAGGGAAAGACGACCCTTGGGCGTCTCTACCTCGCCGTCGACGACGACACGCTTGCCGTCCTCGATCGCTTCGAGGACTGGCTCTACGAGCGGAGGACGCTCGAGGTCGAGCTGAAAGAGGGCGGATCCTTCACCGCGGAGGTCTGGATGGTCCCCGAGCGCTACGCGGACCGGCTCGACGGGCGTCCCTGGGACCCCTTTGGGTTCATGGGCGGGGATCTGGAGGCCTACCTGGAGAGCTGCCGGGCCTTCCGGATCGCGGATCGGGACGGCACGAATCGGAATTGA
- the hisD gene encoding histidinol dehydrogenase gives MKLVVRTSDPGFARLRRRWARRGEALESTVERSVRRILADVRARGDRAVSEATQKFDHIRVPPSKLVVERKEMRAACAGLARADLAALRVAVRRIRSFHSKQRERSFRYRDGLGVTLGQEIRPLGRVGLYVPGGTAFYPSSVLMNAIPAQVAGVREVIAVTPPHEGGEPATLLAAAYLAGVDRIYRVGGAQAVAALAYGTKRIPRVDKIVGPGNAFVATAKRLVAGWVGIDMVAGPSEVVVVADASADPELVAADLLAQAEHGEDSTAICLTPSARLAAAIERAVGEQLDELPRGEIARKAMNDLGAIVVTRGLSEAVALANELAPEHLELAVKNPRRLVPKIEHAGAIFLGHSSPEAFGDYLAGPNHVLPTGGSARFASPLGVYDFLKRTSVIEATPRALARLAPPLLRLAEMEGLEAHGSAVARRVAKRSARGRS, from the coding sequence GTGAAGCTCGTCGTCCGCACATCCGACCCCGGCTTTGCTCGACTCCGCCGCAGGTGGGCTCGCCGCGGCGAAGCCCTCGAGTCGACCGTCGAGCGGTCCGTGCGCCGAATCCTCGCCGACGTCCGTGCACGCGGCGATCGTGCCGTCTCCGAGGCGACCCAGAAATTCGATCACATCCGCGTCCCTCCTTCGAAGTTGGTCGTTGAGCGCAAGGAGATGCGGGCGGCCTGTGCGGGCTTGGCGCGCGCGGATCTCGCCGCTCTGCGCGTGGCGGTCCGAAGGATCAGATCCTTCCACTCGAAGCAGCGCGAGCGCTCCTTCCGGTATCGCGACGGGCTCGGCGTCACTCTGGGGCAGGAAATCCGTCCGCTCGGCCGCGTCGGACTCTACGTGCCGGGTGGCACCGCCTTCTATCCATCTTCGGTCTTGATGAACGCCATCCCTGCGCAGGTGGCCGGTGTGCGCGAGGTGATCGCGGTCACGCCGCCGCACGAGGGGGGCGAGCCCGCCACACTCCTCGCCGCGGCGTACCTTGCCGGGGTCGATCGCATCTATCGGGTGGGCGGCGCGCAAGCGGTCGCCGCGCTCGCGTACGGCACCAAGCGGATTCCACGCGTCGACAAGATCGTCGGGCCGGGCAATGCGTTCGTGGCAACGGCGAAGCGTCTGGTCGCCGGCTGGGTGGGCATCGACATGGTTGCCGGACCGAGTGAGGTCGTCGTCGTAGCCGATGCGTCGGCGGATCCCGAGTTGGTGGCCGCCGACCTCCTGGCCCAGGCGGAGCACGGTGAGGATTCCACGGCGATCTGTCTCACGCCGAGCGCTCGTCTCGCCGCCGCGATCGAGAGGGCGGTGGGTGAACAGCTCGATGAACTTCCGCGCGGCGAGATTGCGCGCAAGGCCATGAACGACCTGGGCGCGATCGTCGTGACCCGGGGCTTGTCCGAGGCCGTCGCGCTGGCAAACGAACTCGCGCCTGAGCACCTCGAGTTGGCGGTGAAGAACCCCAGGCGTCTCGTCCCGAAGATCGAGCACGCCGGTGCGATCTTCCTCGGGCACTCGTCGCCCGAAGCCTTCGGAGACTACCTCGCCGGCCCGAACCACGTCCTTCCGACAGGTGGCTCCGCGCGCTTCGCGTCCCCGCTCGGCGTGTATGACTTCCTGAAGAGGACGAGTGTGATCGAGGCGACGCCGCGTGCGTTGGCTCGCCTCGCGCCGCCCCTCTTGCGGCTGGCCGAGATGGAAGGCCTCGAAGCGCATGGCTCGGCCGTGGCGCGTCGGGTCGCCAAGCGCTCGGCGCGCGGGCGCTCCTGA
- the prmC gene encoding peptide chain release factor N(5)-glutamine methyltransferase — MREALAAAERRLEAAGSETPELDARVLLGHVSGRNDAGLLAHDRDPLGPFEEAFEALLRRREGGEPVAYLTGHKEFFSLSFEVGPDVLVPRPETELLVEEGVAFVVARGENCRVVDVGTGSGAIAVSLAYELSSCGGPAGCSTIVAVDRSGEALAVARRNAERLLPVATNVEPALSFTRGDLSRGLAADSVDLVVSNPPYLTPDELRGARRELGFEPRMALDGGSGDGLGVVRELIADSGRVLRAGGRLLCEIGAGQGIRATEIAQGLGFVEVRVLRDLAGRPRVLRADAATH, encoded by the coding sequence GTGCGGGAGGCCCTGGCCGCAGCCGAGCGGAGGCTCGAAGCGGCCGGTTCTGAGACGCCGGAGCTCGATGCCCGGGTCCTTCTCGGGCACGTCTCCGGCCGCAATGACGCCGGGCTCCTGGCGCACGACCGTGATCCCCTGGGCCCGTTCGAGGAGGCCTTCGAAGCCCTCCTGCGACGTCGAGAAGGCGGGGAGCCCGTGGCCTACCTCACAGGCCACAAGGAGTTCTTCTCGCTCTCCTTCGAGGTGGGGCCGGATGTGCTCGTGCCGCGGCCCGAGACCGAGCTTCTCGTCGAGGAGGGGGTCGCCTTCGTCGTCGCCCGCGGCGAGAACTGCAGGGTTGTGGACGTGGGCACCGGAAGTGGAGCCATTGCCGTCAGTTTGGCGTACGAGCTCTCTTCGTGCGGAGGACCGGCCGGGTGCTCGACGATCGTCGCGGTCGATCGTTCGGGGGAGGCGCTCGCGGTCGCGCGCCGGAACGCCGAGCGATTGCTCCCCGTCGCGACGAACGTGGAACCGGCTCTTTCGTTCACTCGCGGTGACCTGTCACGGGGCCTGGCGGCGGACAGCGTGGACCTGGTCGTGTCCAACCCTCCCTACCTCACACCGGACGAGCTGCGGGGCGCCCGGCGGGAGTTGGGTTTCGAGCCACGGATGGCACTCGACGGTGGATCTGGCGACGGTCTGGGTGTAGTTCGGGAGTTGATCGCGGATTCCGGCCGGGTGCTTCGGGCTGGGGGGCGGCTGTTGTGTGAGATCGGGGCGGGGCAGGGGATTCGCGCCACGGAGATCGCCCAGGGGCTAGGCTTCGTCGAGGTCCGGGTGTTACGTGATCTAGCGGGTCGCCCGCGTGTCTTGCGGGCGGACGCGGCGACGCACTGA